One window of Microtus pennsylvanicus isolate mMicPen1 chromosome X, mMicPen1.hap1, whole genome shotgun sequence genomic DNA carries:
- the Tsr2 gene encoding pre-rRNA-processing protein TSR2 homolog isoform X1, with the protein MMAGAAEDLRELFGAAVRAALDAWPALQIAVENGFGGVHSQEKAEWLGGAMEDYFIANDDLELEEVEDFLGELMTTEFDTVVEDGSLPQVSQQLQTIFHHFQNGDVAALLELTSEIDEKRCTVTATPGQTARETDVDEDEVDSVEEMEVTATNDGAMMDGICPQPQPPEPDSQTIKEEDIVEDGWTIVRRKK; encoded by the exons ATGATGGCGGGTGCGGCAGAAGACTTGCGAGAGCTCTTCGGAGCTGCTGTTCGAGCGGCTCTAGATGCTTGGCCTGCTTTGCAG ATCGCTGTGGAGAATGGCTTCGGGGGCGTGCACAGCCAGGAGAAGGCCGAGTGGCTGGGGGGTGCAATGGAGGATTACTTCATCGCCAATG ATGACTTAGAGCTGGAAGAGGTGGAAGATTTCCTTGGGGAGCTGATGACCACTGAGTTTGATACAGTTGTGGAAGATGGGAGCTTGCCCCAG GTGAGTCAGCAGCTACAGACCATCTTCCACCACTTCCAGAATGGTGATGTAGCTGCTCTGCTGGAGCTGACCTCTGAGATCGACGAAAAGAGGTGCACAGTCACTGCTACCCCAGGACAGACAGCCAGAGAAACTGATGTGGATGAAGATGAAGTAGACAGCGTGGAAGAAATGGAG GTGACAGCTACAAATGATGGGGCCATGATGGATGGGATCTGCCCCCAGCCTCAACCGCCTGAGCCAGACTCCCAGACTATTAAGGAAGAGGATATAGTGGAAGACGGTTGGACCATTGTCCGGAGAAAGAAATGA
- the Tsr2 gene encoding pre-rRNA-processing protein TSR2 homolog isoform X2 produces the protein MTTEFDTVVEDGSLPQVSQQLQTIFHHFQNGDVAALLELTSEIDEKRCTVTATPGQTARETDVDEDEVDSVEEMEVTATNDGAMMDGICPQPQPPEPDSQTIKEEDIVEDGWTIVRRKK, from the exons ATGACCACTGAGTTTGATACAGTTGTGGAAGATGGGAGCTTGCCCCAG GTGAGTCAGCAGCTACAGACCATCTTCCACCACTTCCAGAATGGTGATGTAGCTGCTCTGCTGGAGCTGACCTCTGAGATCGACGAAAAGAGGTGCACAGTCACTGCTACCCCAGGACAGACAGCCAGAGAAACTGATGTGGATGAAGATGAAGTAGACAGCGTGGAAGAAATGGAG GTGACAGCTACAAATGATGGGGCCATGATGGATGGGATCTGCCCCCAGCCTCAACCGCCTGAGCCAGACTCCCAGACTATTAAGGAAGAGGATATAGTGGAAGACGGTTGGACCATTGTCCGGAGAAAGAAATGA